The DNA region CAGAGCCATGTCCTGTCATCTTCCAATGATAGTTCATATGTTGGCTGGCAAGGTTGTTCCCATACACGGTAAGTTCAAGCTGCGCATTTTCAGGATAGGCGATGATGCTGCTCGCGTCCACATAAAGTGGTGCAGTGGGGTGCAGTTCCTGTTGACAGACCTGACCTTGTGTCAGCAATCCGATCTTTCCTTTGCCGGAAAATTTCATTTTGACTGCGTCACGGGTGATCAGCATGTTTTTGATTTTTTGAATTTTGGTATGCATTGTCACACCGTCGGAGTAAAAAAACAGGTGCCGGAAGTCGTACAGCAGATCGCTGTTCTCACTCAGTTCAACTTCCTTCATGGTGAATCCG from Paenibacillus sp. JNUCC-31 includes:
- a CDS encoding AIM24 family protein produces the protein MHIHLNNTEAGGAGQVVTFSLIQDDRLHILHPQQIVAFRGPSSSRHDKIMNITGMYRKKKLIKSEITGPCQFVAALPPGFTMKEVELSENSDLLYDFRHLFFYSDGVTMHTKIQKIKNMLITRDAVKMKFSGKGKIGLLTQGQVCQQELHPTAPLYVDASSIIAYPENAQLELTVYGNNLASQHMNYHWKMTGHGSVLFQAGRENHRLEQDLNDEGLFKRILKEVIPFGNVLIK